A region of the Cucurbita pepo subsp. pepo cultivar mu-cu-16 chromosome LG14, ASM280686v2, whole genome shotgun sequence genome:
TAAGTATGGTAAGCAGAAGACTAAATATCCTCAACCAGACAAGATATTTGACTATAATAAAAGAGCATATGACTGTAATAAAAGGGcaaatatgataattatggTAAGCCGTAATGGAAAGCAAATATCGAGATATTTGCTTATAATAAATGGTTAAATATGGTACCTATGTTAAACCGTAATGGAAGGGCTAAATCTCTTCAATCACACAAGATATTTGACTGTAAAAAAAGGGcaaatatgataattataGTAAAATATGGTACCTATGTTAAACAAGGGCTAAATCTCTTCAATCACACAAGATATTTGACTGTAAAAAAAGGGcaaatatgataattatggTAAGCGGAAAAGCAAATATGTAGATATTTGCTTATACTAAATGGAAGGCTAAATATCTATGTTAAACGTAATGGAAGGCTAAATATCCTCAGTCATACAAAATATTTGTCTGTAATAAatggtcaaatatgatataaaccataattcaaaactaaatatcCTTTACAAAATCATGAACAAATGAAGTTTACTGACCATAATTACGCCTTTGATACTCGAGTGATCAATCTTGGAATCCAACAAAGCATCTAGAAAACAACTCTTTGTTCGATTTTCATCATTCGACTCGAGATGTTGTTTAATAATGATGTCAAGGAATCCATCAAAGACTTTAGTAACACCTTTTGCACGACGTCCTAACCCTTGGAGATCAAGCATTGAgataaaaggaataaaatcCCCCAAGTTAGGAGCTCCAACCAAGAGAGTGGCCTCATGTATGGAAGCCTTAAACTCTTCCTCTACAAATTTTCTCCCAAACACCATTCTACAAATCACATCAGCAATAAGAGACGAGATTTTAGATGTGAGATCCACAACACCATGCATTTTTGCAGCCTCTTGAAGATGATCAATCAACAAACCAACCTCTTCTCTTCTCATTGACGTAAAGGAGTTCATTTTGAGAGATGTAAATAATTGAAGTATGCATATTTTACGCATATTGCGCCAATAAGGGCCATATTGAGCAAAGGCTATGTTTTTTTGGTGGTAACTTATTTGGTTGAAGGTTAAACGAATTGGGCGGCCTGCAAAAACTGGGTCATGGGCTTTGAGGAAGAGCTCAGCAGCATGAGAGGAAGAGACAATAATAGTGGATTTGAGTCCCAATTTCATGTGCATTATGGGACCGTAGAGTTGAGATAAGTGATGAAGATCTCTATGAACAAGCTTTTTCAATAGATGGATGGTACCAATAACGGGGAATCCTTTTGGACCCGGAGGCAACTTTTTGATATTCATTTTGGACAGCCATGAGTGTAGGAGGAAAGCAAGAAGGATGAATATAACGATAAAGGCTGAAATCGAAGGCATGATGCTATGTTTGTGGTAGGAGTAATGGAAATCAACAACTTATTTATAGCGCATTTACATGAGTAACGTGACCGACTTTCTTTCTATAAATGATCACGAACATGAAGACGAATGGTCAtaattctcatttattttagttattaaatttcatttagtttataacaattttggttaatattcttatttatttggttcatgTATGAGAATTAGTATTGCTATGCCTATAATAAAGGTTTGTCTAGCGTTGTTTTGAGGTGTGGAGTCATATGAAgtcattgtcattttgtatttgcctAGTAGCATTTGGGTTAGATGTGGAGTCATGTGAAGTCattgttattttgtatttgactAGAGGCAATTTGGAGGGAATTTGTAAGAAAGACTGTGCAGTGTGAGAGTGAGATATTCACTTGTAAACACCTTGATTATTAAGATTGGCTACCACATGTGGATGTAGGGGAATTTGTTCTCTCCGAACCTTGTAAATCTTTGTTTAAGTTCTTTTTGTGGGTGTGTTAGTGCGATTAATCTTCCGCTTTTGCTACAACAATTAGGTATTAGAACAATTTTGTTGTGGCATTCCGCTACAACAATTGGGTATCAAAGCATTTTGGTTGTAGCATTCCATTACAAGTGGTGTCAAAGCATTGAAGGTTGTAGCTTTACCACACAACAGGCTTAAATTGAAGCCATAATGGTATGTTTGAACAGTCATGTGGTTAAGAAAGATTCCGTGGCagactttctttcttcttattgGTGTTTGGGATAAAGATTATTAATTAACGATCATGAACTATTTGCGTCAATGGATTAGTTTGATCTAAAACTTGAGATAATGTGTgtaatccaaaaaaaaagatcCAAAATGTAGTTATTAATGGAGTTGAAGTTACCAAATTTGGAGGAATCCGTACCAATTTATGTGTGATTGCTCCACATATAGTTCCTCTAACCATATTTTCTAAACCAACTAGAGCCACTTTGTACTGATCTTGTAAGATCCACGACGGaacaaatttgtttatttttcaaatgattCATATAAGTGAaactgtaatagcccaaaaataaataaagaaataaataataaaaataattataaaaatagttaaaattataataataacaaaataaatttaattaattaattaattaaaaaaaataaaaaataaatcatttcccatctctctccactaacctctcatcccttcccacaattatctctcctcggCTCATCTaagctgaaaaaaaaaaaaaaaNNNNNNNNNNNNNNNNNNNNNNNNNNNNNNNNNNNNNNNNNNNNNNNNNNNNNNNNNNNNNNNNNNNNNNNNNNNNNNNNNNNNNNNNNNNNNNNNNNNNNNNNNNNNNNNNNNNNNNNNNNNNNNNNNNNNNNNNNNNNNNNNNNNNNNNNNNNNNNNNNNNNNNNNNNNNNNNNNNNNNNNNNNNNNNNNNNNNNNNNNNNNNNNNNNNNNNNNNNNNNNNNNNNNNNNNNNNNNNNNNNNNNNNNNNNNNNNNNNNNNNNNNNNNNNNNNNNNNNNNNNNNNNNNNNNNNNNNNNNNNNNNNNNNNNNNNNNNNNNNNNNNNNNNNNNNNNNNNNNNNNNNNNNNNNNNNNNNNNNNNNNNNNNNNNNNNNNNNNNNNNNNNNNNNNNNNNNNNNNNNNNNNNNNNNNNNNNNNNNNNNNNNNNNNNNNNNNNNNNNNNNNNNNNNNNNNNNNNNNNNNNNNNNNNNNNNNNNNNNNNNaatgagaatgagaatgacatgtaagcatgaaaacgtgacacggggttatgttcattaaatgatgactgtaggacctcatgcatattgtgtgatcatgcatttTGGGGATActcctatcccatcacgagggtacagacgcgtacatccaaatggcaggacaacgatcgttatgccctgcatagcgctgccgtgacggttttagttttaacgggtcccgatgggcccccagagcatgcccaccggctagggatagtggcccagcggtgtgcgaactagctggtgagcccatactcgcacgtatgggttgcgtgtagagtatatggtacacgtccacgattacctgttaggattacaccgtagggaaaacaaaacgaaacgaaacgaaacgaaacgaaatgaaacgaaacgaaacgaaacgaaaaataggtcccatcatttcattgcatgtgattgttgcatttaaccccaatagtggggtcacttactgagtatttctttaaatactcaagccatgtgctactacatttttgaggttaaggcaaggcattcctgtacggctgacgacgacatcgcaactcaagatcatggcacatgcataggataatGGCATTTATATTCTTAGACTtgggatagaataggatgttttaaacttaaacgcttatttaattcatttcgagtcttttgttgtgtcgttttaaagatgttttcgaaatacgtaagtccatggctgtgttttaagataaaggttatgttttatgttatttaaatgaagtcttctgcattcaatttttatggtatgtatacagtagcgaccctaaattaagtagaaaatttccgGTCGTTACAGTAACCAACTTCACGCCACCAACTTCAATAACATTCACTATTTAAGTATGTTCAGTGACGGTCAACAATTTTTGTATTCAATATTGAAGTCGGAATCCCATCTTCCTATTTCTTTaacacaatttttattttttgtgaacTATCTATGAGTATCGATGTTTAtagatatttataaacttgagactttaatatttttgttatcaaattttttatgaaattcgagatttcaacatttttttcaacgtcaatattttaaatattttaaatgttgatGTTAAATAACTTTGAATTTCGTACAttcaaaaattatgaaatgggTTGATTTTGTAAGTGTGCTATAACTAGAGGAGAATTTAGCCTAGCTTAGgcagacaaaaaaaatttattataaaagtttattaccgctttaaattgaaagataaaaataaaaacgtaCTAATCTAGCTGTCCTTACTAGCCTCTATAATACTTAGGTAAAAACTTTTCTCATAGGTAAAAAGCTCATAACACTAATTACACGtggtgaaataaaaaatatgaaaaattgacctttttcctttctatatCCTTTATAGTGTGATATGTAAGCGGTTTACAGAGTGAACTTTAAACTCAATTAGCTTTTCTCATAGTATCTGTAACGTCTCTAATTTTTCTTGTCTATATTAGTAGTCTTACTACATGTAACGACCTTAGATTTCTGCTAGCTTAAAGTCGCTACCGTATACATCACGTGACTTCTTAGGTAAaaataatcattcaaaatgTCTTCGTAAGTCGATATCACGGATTTACATGTTTAATAAAAGGTCtttaaaagaatacaaaagaaatGCTAAAATAGAGTCGGttacctttacttgaaatataGAAGTAGTAAATGACTTCAATTCACGTAATTATCGTATTATATAAGCAtacatgacacgtgcaaggaCCACTTGGCACGTGCCGTCATACATAACATAAGTCTTCCGATTGAGCCTTTAACAAGACCACTTACATGGATGACCTAAGTCGACATTCTCAATAAACTCGAATTCACTTGATTTCGTCCCTCAAGTTTGTTCCAAGTATCATCGAGGTGTTTCGTCGCCCTATTAGAACATTCACCTAATTTCTTTAGACATTCTAATTACTAACTTAATACAACTTGATTTAGGAAATTGGACATTATATTGACCTTATTTACCTTAAATAAGGTTAAATTCAGCTCCGAGAGGGTAAAAAACATAGGGAACAATGTCCAAAAGGCCAAAGCGAGATGAATAACTCGATTTTTAGCCATCGAGCCGCAATTGGAGCCAAGCCCTGTTGATGGAGCTGACCAAGCCGAGGAGTCGCCATGCATCACTCGCGTGTAGGGCTGAAGCACGAAGGTCGTAAGAGTTGGGTCGGGTCGAGTTCTCGAGTTTGTGGGAGTTGTTTACTATCTGTGTGGAGGAGTTGAGGATATCAGGCCTAGCGTCAGGTGTCTCGTGACCTTGCAATTGGGCTAAGTGGCCGCTAGACTTGAATTATGAGTTATGGTTTGTATTTGCTGGGTCAAATGGAAGGTTAGACTATAGGTGCATATTCGACATGTGCCTCGCAAGAAATCTCGCGTTTTTCAGCAACTGCGTAATCTTTTTTTCCTAACTATTAGACCACATGCATGCCTTAAATAACATAGGCAGAAGTTCATAATAAACACTTTAAAATGTAGCCATAGACTTGCACAtctaattcaaaacaagaaatttgaaacatccttcttttaatatgaaatataaaacatctgtcttttaatatgaaatatgaacgAACCACCTATCAACTactaaatgaaaatcaatGTATATTACTGCCCTATATTGACTTCCATGGCTTTCCAGTATTCACCATCATCCATGCAGGAGCGTTTAacttttacctgaaaaatatagGGGTAGCACATGACATGAgtgttttaagaaatactcaataagtcaCTTCAATGTTGGAGTTAGTGATGTAATCACACACATAACATGATTGGGACCGTTCCTTTAAGTTCCAGGCAGGGTTGAATGTGTGTACTTCTCCTCATACAATCCACGTAGgcgcacatggacccaccaagtAGGCTCGTATACGTACCTCCTAGACTTGACTTGGTCAGGCTGCATTAACACAACATCAAATGCCGCAGAAAAAGGAAATGTCCACATGATATCATGTCGAACATAAATATTGATGGTACACGTTCGTACTAGCATAACAAAACGGAGAAGTATCCCTATGCACATGgcatacatacatgcatgaggtacacatgatatcatggcgaacataaatattgaTGGTACGCGTTTGTACTAGCATAACATAACGGAGAAGTATCCCTATGCACATGgcatacatacatgcatgaggtacacatgatatcatggcgaacataaatattgaTGGTACGCGTTTGTACTAGCATAACATAACGGAGAAGTATCCCtatgcacatgacatacatacatgcatgaggtccccatgaTTTTCACTCATAGCATAACATTAACAtcattctctttttcctttcatccATGACATAGTACATATATGCATCACATATACATGACAGTCATCACATGATCCATCACATAGCTTTACACGTCAATACATAAAATGACGTACAtagtaattaatttcattcatggCGTAATAGATATCACATGCATACATTTCATAGCATCATATGTTATTACATAGAGCACATACAcaacataaataatatgatGCATGCAGGGGTTGTGAGACATgcaccatcatacatcatTCAATTATCCTACTCTAACACTAAAATCACTTACCTGGTTAACTTAAGGTGGTGTCACgaatttatctttaaatgttggtgttaaatatttttgtcaaCGTCGATGTTGATGTTAAATAACTTACTTTGAATTTCTACTATTGCTtcgagaattaaaaaataaaaaaaattgaacattccatttaaaaaaaaatctaaataatttatcaaaGACTTGCATTATTCAACATTAAGTACTCTTCAATCGCCcatggacaaaaaaaaaaaataaaataataaataataataataataataataataataaataaataaaataaaatggctAAANTCACTCTTGACAGTGATATATGTTGTATATGTAAATcctaaatatgaaaatatgcGGAattcttatgaaaaaaaaaaagaaagggtataggtagaaaaaagaaaaaactaaaaaaacttaCTAGTCTAGTTGTCCTTCCTAGCCTAGCTTAGGTAAAACAGTTATTTAGTAGTTTGAGTTCACTATAAATCACATATCCTTAGCTCTCTAGTACCGTATGCACTAGGGATGCACTAACCTCTATTTTAAGTTTCAAAAGTTTGTGTTACATGCATCATCTCATACAAATGGAACACGCTTCTTCGTCAATTGTGTGAGTGGCGAAGCTATCCTAATAAAGTCTTGCAAAAATCGTCGGTAGTATTCCGCTAATCCTAGAAAACTTCACACCTTCGTAACGGTGGTCAAATGATCCAACTTAGTGACCGCTTCAATCTTGGTGGGGTCTACCGAGATTCCATCTTTCGACACCACGTGTTCTAAAAACGAGACTTTTCGTAGCCAAAATTCGCACTTGGAGAATTTGGtgtacaacttgttctctctcAAAATGGTTAGGACTTTTCGAAGGTGCTCTTGGTATTCTTGATAGTCTTTGAGTACAGTAGGATGTCATCTATGAACACGATAACAAACATGTCTAGACATTCTTTTAATACTCTATTCATTAACTCCATGAATACTGCTAGGGTGTTAGTGAGACCAAACAACATCACCGCAAACTCATAATGACCGTACCTTATTATGAATGCTGTCTTCGACACATCCCCTTCTTTAATCTTAATCTGAAGATACCCTGATTGAAGATCTATCTTGGAAAATACTGCCACTTCTCTAAGCTGGACGAACAGCATCGAAGATCTATGTGAAgtcattgtcattttgtatttgcctAGTGGCATTTGAGTTAGGTGTGGAGTCATGTGAAgtcattattattttgtatttgactAAAGAGAATTGGGAGGAAATTTGTTAAGAGAGACTTTGATGTGAGAGTCACATATTTACttgtaaacactttgattATTAAGATTGGCTACCACTCGTGGATGTAGgggaatttcttctctccgaacctcataaatctttgtgtctctttgtttaagtTCTGTTTGTGGGTGTGTGAGTGCAATCGATCTTGTTTTTACTTTCGCTACAACAATTGGGTATCATAACATTTTCGATGTGGCATTTCGCTACAACAATTGGGTATTAAAACATTTTGGTCGTGACATTCCACtacaacaagtggtattaaagaaatgaaagttgTGGCTT
Encoded here:
- the LOC111810792 gene encoding cytochrome P450 CYP736A12-like, whose protein sequence is MPSISAFIVIFILLAFLLHSWLSKMNIKKLPPGPKGFPVIGTIHLLKKLVHRDLHHLSQLYGPIMHMKLGLKSTIIVSSSHAAELFLKAHDPVFAGRPIRLTFNQISYHQKNIAFAQYGPYWRNMRKICILQLFTSLKMNSFTSMRREEVGLLIDHLQEAAKMHGVVDLTSKISSLIADVICRMVFGRKFVEEEFKASIHEATLLVGAPNLGDFIPFISMLDLQGLGRRAKGVTKVFDGFLDIIIKQHLESNDENRTKSCFLDALLDSKIDHSSIKGVIMDLIIGGVDSSRTTVDWALSELIKHGHAMKKVQKELENVVGLGKLVEESDLRELKYLEMVIKETFRMHPPIPLIPRMCLEDCIVNGYHIPKNSEVLINEWAIGRDPCVWFDPQTFFPERFADRKMDTRGKDFQLHPFGYGCRSCPGMQLGLVLVQLVVAQLVHCFDWELPNGISPSELDMTEQFGLTCTRAHNLSIIPIGRAPN